CTCCGGTGGCTCATCAAGTATCAATTGTAACCCTTCCTTCTTCGGCTTTACTTCCGTCGTTTTAGTACCTTTGGTTTTGAAggcttcaagcttcttcttcaccttTGGATGTGATTTAATCATAGCGTACCATAACCATGCACTGAGCACAAAGCTCCAGTTCACAAATTTCGAAACTGCTCCAAGAAAGCAGAACCAAAAGATGTATTTCAAAAATACAACGGTTGAATGCCGTTCATCTTTAAAACCTGCAGTACCGTACAGAAATCTTTCGAGTGAGTTTGACATCTGAACTGTTGCTGTGGaagcagtttgaaagtCACGTAAATTCGAGACAAACTCTACCCGGTTGCTAAGAGGATCTTCCAGCGCTGGAGAGCCCGATTCGGCTGCTTCCCCATTGTATGAATATTTGTGAATGCTTGCTGATCCCGAAGTTCTCCTTGCCCCACTGTCAGCAATTTCCTCAATCAGTGATCTTCCATAAACTCTTCGTACTGGGTAAAGTGCTCTCCGCAAAGGGTGCCTACGAATGTAACCGGGTACCATAAGTCCAAATGCAATATAGAGCAGTGGCATCGTAATCAAATACATGGGATTGTAACATATCATTGTGCAAAGAATTAACATCGTCACCGTTCCAGACGGGTTCCTCCACGTTAACAGACGCACGATAGAATCTTGTAACTCAAATACAATGGGCATTTTTGGCgtcaattttttcagattACTGCTAAGTACAGTAGCAGAGACCGTCTGGGCCTTCctcctctcttcttctgataGTTCTCCAAAATGCTCCCTCTCTGGCAGCTTGTCCGGAATCATTCTGGCAATAAGCTTCTCTACGAAGAGATCCACGAAGTGCTCTCTTGTCTTGTTTTCGATTTTAACTGCAGTTTTCTCAACGCTCTCCATCGTAGTGGAACCTTCATCGGTATTGGTTTCCTGTTTGAAGTTCTCATCCTTCCAAAAGTCATCGGAGCTTTCAGTTGCTATACTCGACATTGACCATCCGTTCTTTTCGGCTTTCAGTCGCTCTACTGATGCGTTGAATAGGGAACTCGCTATGCCGTGAACCACGTCCATATTTGGTATCTTTTTAGTACTAGAGTCAACTCCGGTTCCATGTGCTAACGCCGCAGTTGTATCAGCAACCAGCAGAGAGTCCAACACCTTATCATACTTATTCGAAAAGTATGCCTTCACCATATCACGCTTCCGTGATGGGCTACTCATTGCGTAGAGTACTGTATAGAGACCTTCAGGGATATTTCAACTGCCATGTATCCTTTAAGTTCGTTCTTGGTTAAGTAACTGTACGCC
Above is a genomic segment from Torulaspora globosa chromosome 1, complete sequence containing:
- the PEX28 gene encoding Pex28p (ancestral locus Anc_5.103) — its product is MSSPSRKRDMVKAYFSNKYDKVLDSLLVADTTAALAHGTGVDSSTKKIPNMDVVHGIASSLFNASVERLKAEKNGWSMSSIATESSDDFWKDENFKQETNTDEGSTTMESVEKTAVKIENKTREHFVDLFVEKLIARMIPDKLPEREHFGELSEEERRKAQTVSATVLSSNLKKLTPKMPIVFELQDSIVRLLTWRNPSGTVTMLILCTMICYNPMYLITMPLLYIAFGLMVPGYIRRHPLRRALYPVRRVYGRSLIEEIADSGARRTSGSASIHKYSYNGEAAESGSPALEDPLSNRVEFVSNLRDFQTASTATVQMSNSLERFLYGTAGFKDERHSTVVFLKYIFWFCFLGAVSKFVNWSFVLSAWLWYAMIKSHPKVKKKLEAFKTKGTKTTEVKPKKEGLQLILDEPPEVKLVEIYEIYKQGITPRHWDFYKYSNQVFDPLDKYRKLQQPPPGVDNLNDVYAPSTWVFDENSAWDVDWNVKKWANERGLQYTTDGEFLVDDMFKRRRLTRRVLRYANPVIKPSYKK